Proteins found in one uncultured Desulfuromonas sp. genomic segment:
- a CDS encoding CTP synthase has product MKTKFLFVTGGVVSSLGKGLAAASIGALMEARGLRISMQKLDPYINVDPGTMSPFQHGEVFVTDDGAETDLDLGHYERYTSARLSRKSNFTTGQVYDAVIRKERRGDYLGGTVQVIPHITNEIKSKIIENAQDVDLAIVEVGGTVGDIESLPFLEAIRQFRTDLGHENVLYVHLTLVPYLAAAGELKTKPTQHSVKELREIGIQPDILLCRCDREIPRDMKSKIALFCNVREDSVITARDVGSIYEVPVIYHEQGLDERVVDGLGIWTKAPDLAPWQNVVRRVKDPASQTTIAIVGKYVELTESYKSLSEALIHGGIANDCRVNLKYVDSESLERHGLGDTFADVDGILVPGGFGERGSEGKTAAIRFARENTIPFFGICLGMQMAVVEFARNVCKLPDAYSAEFREEAESPVIHIMEAQKEISTKGGTMRLGAYDCELAEGSLAQRIYGQKRISERHRHRYEFNNGFRQILSECGLEISGVNPDADLVEIVEISNHPWFLACQFHPEFRSRPMDPHPLFESFVGACLHQAKEA; this is encoded by the coding sequence ATGAAAACCAAGTTTCTGTTTGTTACCGGAGGTGTCGTTTCTTCTCTGGGTAAAGGGCTGGCCGCGGCATCAATCGGTGCTTTGATGGAAGCTCGTGGATTACGTATTTCCATGCAGAAGCTTGATCCGTATATCAATGTTGATCCAGGAACCATGAGCCCGTTTCAGCACGGTGAAGTTTTTGTTACCGATGACGGTGCTGAAACCGACCTGGACTTGGGACATTATGAGCGCTATACGTCGGCGCGTCTTTCCCGAAAGTCGAATTTTACGACCGGCCAGGTGTACGACGCGGTTATCCGTAAAGAACGGCGCGGCGATTATCTCGGTGGTACGGTTCAGGTCATTCCGCACATTACCAACGAGATCAAAAGCAAGATCATTGAAAACGCCCAAGATGTCGATCTGGCCATTGTTGAAGTGGGTGGAACCGTTGGTGATATCGAATCATTACCGTTTCTAGAGGCGATTCGTCAGTTTCGTACCGACCTTGGTCATGAGAATGTTCTTTATGTTCATTTGACCTTGGTGCCTTATCTGGCTGCGGCAGGTGAGTTGAAAACCAAGCCGACGCAACACAGTGTTAAAGAGTTGCGCGAAATCGGTATTCAACCGGATATCCTGTTGTGTCGATGTGATCGCGAAATCCCCCGTGATATGAAAAGCAAGATCGCCTTGTTCTGTAATGTCCGTGAGGATTCGGTCATCACTGCCCGCGACGTCGGCTCTATTTACGAAGTGCCGGTGATCTATCATGAACAGGGGTTGGACGAACGCGTTGTTGACGGTCTGGGTATCTGGACCAAGGCCCCGGATCTGGCTCCCTGGCAGAATGTGGTTCGGCGGGTCAAGGACCCGGCTTCACAGACGACGATTGCCATTGTGGGCAAATATGTCGAATTGACCGAGAGCTATAAGTCTCTGTCCGAAGCTTTAATTCATGGCGGCATTGCCAATGACTGCCGGGTTAACCTGAAATACGTTGATTCCGAGTCACTCGAGCGCCATGGTCTGGGCGATACCTTTGCCGATGTCGATGGTATTCTCGTTCCGGGTGGTTTTGGTGAGCGCGGTAGCGAAGGTAAGACCGCTGCGATCCGTTTTGCCCGAGAAAACACGATTCCGTTTTTTGGGATCTGCCTGGGGATGCAGATGGCAGTTGTCGAATTTGCCCGTAACGTGTGCAAGCTGCCGGATGCGTATTCTGCCGAATTTCGTGAAGAGGCAGAAAGCCCGGTCATTCATATCATGGAAGCACAAAAAGAGATTTCTACCAAGGGCGGGACAATGCGCCTTGGTGCCTATGACTGTGAACTGGCGGAGGGGAGCCTGGCTCAGCGTATTTATGGGCAGAAACGGATTTCCGAGCGACACCGCCATCGGTACGAGTTTAACAACGGCTTTCGTCAAATTCTGAGCGAATGCGGTCTGGAGATCTCCGGGGTGAATCCCGATGCCGATCTGGTCGAGATCGTTGAAATTTCGAATCATCCTTGGTTCTTGGCGTGTCAGTTCCATCCTGAATTCCGTTCACGGCCCATGGATCCGCATCCGTTATTTGAGTCATTTGTCGGTGCCTGCCTTCATCAGGCAAAGGAAGCATAA
- the kdsA gene encoding 3-deoxy-8-phosphooctulonate synthase — MVTEVKIGNVTFGDQHPFVLVSGPCVLEDLDMTLHIAESLKKLTDQLGIAFVFKASYDKANRTSVTSFRGPGIDAGLEMLAKVKSEFNVPVVSDVHDATQVAAASQILDIIQIPAFLCRQTDLLVAAGNSGRVVNVKKGQFQAPWDMKHVVGKVASTGNEQILLTERGASFGYNNLVVDMRSLLIMRELGKPVIFDATHAVQLPGGADGASAGQREYVAALSRAAVAIGIDGLFWEVHPDPECARCDGPNSLYLKDLQPILESLLAIDAVVKNR, encoded by the coding sequence ATGGTTACGGAAGTAAAAATCGGCAATGTCACCTTTGGCGATCAGCATCCGTTTGTTCTTGTATCAGGTCCCTGTGTTCTTGAAGATCTGGACATGACGCTACATATTGCGGAATCTCTAAAAAAACTGACGGATCAGTTAGGGATCGCTTTTGTTTTCAAGGCGTCTTATGACAAAGCCAATCGGACTTCAGTAACATCATTTCGTGGCCCGGGCATTGATGCGGGTCTGGAGATGCTGGCCAAGGTCAAGAGTGAATTCAACGTGCCGGTGGTTTCTGATGTTCATGATGCAACTCAGGTGGCTGCTGCATCTCAAATTCTTGATATTATTCAAATTCCGGCATTTCTATGCCGTCAAACTGATCTGCTGGTTGCGGCCGGAAACAGTGGCCGGGTTGTCAATGTCAAGAAAGGTCAATTTCAGGCGCCTTGGGACATGAAACATGTGGTCGGAAAGGTTGCTTCTACCGGGAACGAGCAGATCTTGCTGACCGAGCGTGGCGCCAGTTTTGGTTACAACAATCTGGTTGTGGACATGCGCTCATTGCTGATTATGCGCGAGTTGGGCAAGCCGGTCATTTTTGACGCCACTCACGCGGTACAACTTCCCGGTGGCGCGGATGGTGCTTCGGCCGGTCAACGTGAATATGTTGCGGCACTTTCTCGAGCGGCCGTCGCCATTGGTATTGATGGGTTGTTCTGGGAAGTCCACCCTGATCCTGAGTGTGCCCGTTGTGACGGACCGAACTCCTTGTACCTCAAAGATCTTCAACCGATTCTGGAGTCGCTGCTGGCGATAGATGCCGTGGTGAAAAATCGATGA
- a CDS encoding KpsF/GutQ family sugar-phosphate isomerase, with amino-acid sequence MNTTNSIIDVARNTLKIEADAVLALHDRINGEFCQAVELILACKGRLVISGMGKSGLICQKIASTMASTGTPALFLHPAEGIHGDLGMLMKGDVVLAVSNSGETEEIVRILPVIKRLGLKLIAMSGNPASTLARAGDVSLDISVDKEACPLGLAPTASTTATLAMGDALAVALLQEKNFQAEDFALFHPGGALGKRLLLRVEDLMHTGDAIPLVTQTTTVKDALFEITNKKLGITGVVDADNGLVGVFTDGDLRRCLEDQHSLEHLMDQVMSRHPKRVLRFNLAAKALQLMEEYSITSLFVFEHEEDATPVGIIHLHDLLKAGVV; translated from the coding sequence ATGAATACGACCAATTCTATTATAGATGTTGCTCGAAATACCCTGAAAATTGAAGCGGACGCCGTACTGGCTCTTCATGACAGGATTAATGGCGAATTTTGTCAGGCTGTTGAGTTGATTCTGGCCTGTAAGGGGCGCCTGGTGATCTCAGGTATGGGCAAGTCCGGTTTGATTTGTCAGAAAATTGCCTCCACGATGGCGTCTACTGGAACGCCTGCTCTCTTCCTGCATCCTGCCGAAGGTATCCATGGTGATCTTGGCATGTTGATGAAAGGCGATGTGGTCCTGGCTGTTTCCAACTCCGGTGAGACCGAAGAGATTGTGCGTATTCTGCCGGTGATCAAGCGTCTCGGGTTAAAGTTGATTGCCATGAGCGGTAACCCGGCCAGTACACTGGCACGAGCAGGAGATGTTTCATTGGATATCTCGGTTGACAAGGAGGCCTGTCCTCTTGGTTTAGCTCCGACTGCCAGTACGACGGCAACGCTGGCCATGGGCGATGCTCTGGCCGTAGCCTTGTTGCAGGAGAAAAACTTTCAAGCCGAGGATTTTGCGCTGTTTCATCCGGGCGGGGCGTTGGGGAAACGTCTGTTGTTGCGCGTCGAAGATTTGATGCATACCGGCGATGCGATACCTCTGGTGACACAGACAACGACCGTTAAAGACGCACTGTTTGAAATCACCAACAAGAAGCTCGGCATTACCGGCGTTGTTGATGCGGATAATGGGCTGGTCGGGGTCTTTACCGATGGCGATCTGCGGCGTTGTCTTGAAGATCAACACTCTCTGGAACATTTGATGGATCAGGTGATGAGCCGTCATCCCAAGCGGGTGCTGCGCTTTAATCTGGCCGCCAAAGCCCTGCAGCTGATGGAAGAGTATTCGATCACCTCGTTGTTTGTTTTTGAGCACGAAGAGGATGCAACCCCGGTTGGTATTATTCACCTTCACGATCTTTTGAAGGCAGGAGTGGTATGA
- a CDS encoding HAD-IIIA family hydrolase has product MKKRSIEKIRLLLLDVDGVLTDGRIIYDNNAVESKAFHVRDGHGLKLLQRAGIKVGIITGRSSAVVSHRAAELGIDIVYQGAKNKLEPYEQILADLNLSDQQVAYVGDDLVDLPILRRVGCSIAVADAVADIKPYVDYITALPGGHGAVREVCDMLLRQSGLWDSVTERYFD; this is encoded by the coding sequence ATGAAAAAACGATCCATCGAAAAAATTCGCCTGCTGTTACTCGATGTTGATGGGGTCCTGACGGATGGTCGGATCATTTATGATAACAATGCCGTTGAGAGTAAAGCGTTTCACGTTCGTGATGGCCATGGCTTGAAACTTCTCCAGCGTGCCGGAATCAAGGTTGGCATTATCACCGGGCGAAGTTCTGCGGTTGTCAGCCATCGGGCTGCTGAGTTAGGGATCGATATTGTTTATCAGGGAGCCAAGAATAAGCTTGAGCCGTATGAACAGATCCTTGCAGATTTGAACCTGTCTGATCAGCAAGTGGCCTATGTGGGCGATGATCTGGTCGATTTGCCGATTCTGCGTCGCGTCGGGTGTTCAATTGCCGTGGCCGATGCTGTCGCTGATATCAAACCTTATGTGGACTATATCACCGCGCTTCCTGGTGGTCATGGCGCTGTGCGTGAAGTGTGTGACATGTTGCTGCGGCAATCCGGTTTATGGGATTCCGTTACGGAACGCTACTTTGACTAG
- a CDS encoding Fur family transcriptional regulator — MAKVKDLFRDYLAKHGLKVTRQREIILEGFMSSPSHLSAEELYLRLRKDHPNIGYATVYRTMKLLADSGIASERHFGDRQTRYEPNTSEDHHYHLICNSCGRIIEFEDAKIEALLQQTAAEHQFTLSHQRLELYGLCPSCQGG, encoded by the coding sequence ATGGCAAAAGTCAAGGACCTGTTTCGTGATTACTTGGCCAAGCATGGATTAAAGGTCACACGGCAGCGCGAGATTATTCTTGAGGGCTTTATGAGTTCGCCCTCGCACCTGTCCGCAGAGGAATTATACCTCCGCCTGCGCAAGGATCATCCCAATATCGGTTATGCAACGGTCTATCGGACCATGAAGCTTTTGGCGGATAGTGGCATCGCCAGTGAGCGTCATTTTGGTGACCGTCAGACCCGCTACGAACCCAACACCAGTGAAGATCATCATTACCACCTGATCTGCAATTCGTGTGGCCGGATCATCGAGTTTGAAGATGCGAAAATTGAAGCGTTGTTGCAGCAAACTGCGGCAGAGCATCAATTTACTTTATCGCATCAGCGTCTGGAACTTTACGGCTTGTGTCCGTCTTGCCAGGGTGGCTAG
- a CDS encoding TlpA disulfide reductase family protein, whose translation MTMWRTGAGMKKVGHVLLWLTVMFLCACSSETGQSQKDVNKQPALAPDFELGSLQGQTVRLSELRGKVVVLNFWATWCPPCREEVPSMQQLHDMMSGTEFVMLAVNIEQDGRKTVPVFLQKNPVDFTILFDESGQVRKSYGVAKYPETFIIDPQGRIVEKVIGGINWSQPRVVEFMRHLLPESAD comes from the coding sequence ATGACCATGTGGCGAACTGGGGCCGGGATGAAAAAAGTCGGGCATGTCCTTTTGTGGCTAACCGTGATGTTTCTCTGCGCCTGCAGTTCTGAAACAGGGCAGTCGCAGAAAGATGTCAATAAGCAACCAGCTTTGGCACCCGATTTTGAACTGGGTTCATTACAGGGGCAAACCGTCCGGCTTTCAGAATTGCGCGGCAAAGTTGTTGTCCTTAATTTCTGGGCAACCTGGTGTCCACCTTGTCGTGAAGAAGTGCCGTCCATGCAGCAATTGCATGACATGATGTCCGGGACCGAGTTTGTGATGCTGGCGGTGAATATTGAACAGGATGGGCGCAAGACCGTTCCGGTCTTTTTGCAAAAAAATCCCGTTGATTTTACCATCCTGTTTGACGAGTCCGGCCAAGTCAGAAAATCCTATGGGGTTGCTAAATATCCGGAGACCTTCATTATTGACCCTCAGGGGAGGATTGTTGAAAAAGTCATTGGTGGTATCAATTGGAGTCAGCCGCGTGTGGTTGAGTTTATGCGTCATTTATTGCCGGAGTCTGCTGACTGA
- a CDS encoding EAL domain-containing protein → MAVNLTTMGIRKKLVLMMLVTSVVFLVAVISLLVPLFRWNLSSSLAIQQQTLLTALQTEIDTTVASALKQLAAVAGVVPPEVMGGGRETQLFLEDRVGIGSIFDIGLEIYTVEGQRIAATGDLSGGVSADKHATFIHKSLEEPRPRIDVEARYCNRNQCHPVAQFSAPIRGRDGRLLGVLCGGIRLNGQNLIGGLAHYHIGETGYLYLYAKDRTMLVHPDSSRIMKKDVPPGSNVLFDKAIGGWQGTEFTVTSRGIRSLSSFKPLKNVPWILASNYPEDEALAPARRVTAALAAIITVLGGLAMAITWVALRSVTGPLAALTDHLRRFDQWQGAQRKIVLQGHLSSEIKQLEEGFNHMLQVVDLQRNKIAEKVETLRQQTQRLESEVQTRQQAQQQLHIASERHQETARLLQHICDNVPDLIWAKDIEHHYIFTNKSNCRTLLCVDSTDIAIGKNHEFFSDKILKEFPEDPLAYQFSELCCQSDSEVLRTRQSMRFQEVGYVKGNFICLDVYKAPFYGADGELIGSVGSARIITREKQLEQETMRLSRLYRILSAVNQHIVHKPQPIELFQFICDTLLEDTTFAMAWIGLPNETGVYKPVVSSGISLEVLGEPQHCFLNNGQISHLTTNITAESAQKVLCPTEYRLYQRSPFQAVASFPIQPKKAAGALLVVYAQDKKLLEQDDEQQLLDELVQDVAFALDVHEHEQQQAFSMKQLQLAATVFDNSREGIILTDKNEKIVSVNRAFSEITGYRDDEVLGQTPRILKSNRHSRDFFQSMWLCLEERGCWQGEIWNRRKDGQVYPELMSISAVCDDQQEVSHYIAVFTDISQAKESQEKLDYLSWHDPLTDLPNRSLFCTHLDQAVKHAERKHHSFAVLCFDLDHFKDVNDSFGHLVGDALLRKIADRLRSRLRESDMLARLGGDEFVLLLEDVADSHRVTMIAEEILHLLQQPFLLTETELEVQVSVSIGIAVYPEHGHDALELLQRADSALYRAKQHGRARFAYYNEEMTEQAQERVQLSFHLRQALEKQEFAVYYQPQVDLDTGQIVGAEALMRWNSPELGLVTPDRFIPLAEEIGCICSMGAWILRQVCEQGKAWLDAGYPPLTLAVNLSAVQFTEEDIACRLKETLQETGYPAEYLELEVTESTLMHKEQQTIDLLKSLNELGVRLALDDFGTGYSSLAYLKYFPLHLLKVDKSFIDDLPADANDCKMVTAIVQMGHGLGFELLAEGVETVAQRDYLAQLGCDYYQGYYCSPPVPACEFAALRQSQKAL, encoded by the coding sequence TTGGCTGTTAATCTCACCACAATGGGAATTCGGAAAAAACTGGTATTGATGATGCTTGTCACCAGTGTTGTTTTTCTGGTTGCTGTCATTAGTCTGCTGGTTCCATTGTTTCGTTGGAATCTCTCCTCAAGTCTCGCGATTCAGCAACAAACTTTATTAACCGCATTACAAACGGAGATTGACACTACGGTCGCATCGGCGCTTAAGCAATTAGCCGCCGTTGCTGGTGTTGTGCCTCCTGAGGTGATGGGTGGTGGACGCGAAACTCAGCTCTTTTTAGAAGACCGGGTTGGCATTGGTTCCATTTTTGATATCGGCCTGGAGATTTATACGGTTGAAGGGCAGAGAATTGCAGCAACAGGTGACTTATCTGGTGGCGTGTCCGCCGATAAACATGCAACGTTTATCCATAAGTCTCTCGAGGAGCCTAGGCCGCGTATTGATGTCGAGGCGCGCTACTGTAACAGAAACCAGTGCCACCCGGTGGCGCAATTCTCTGCACCGATCCGGGGGAGAGATGGACGCTTGCTGGGAGTTCTCTGTGGTGGTATTCGTCTCAATGGCCAAAACCTGATTGGTGGCCTTGCCCACTACCACATCGGCGAAACCGGATACCTGTATCTTTATGCCAAAGATCGCACCATGCTCGTACACCCTGATTCCAGCCGTATTATGAAAAAAGATGTGCCTCCGGGAAGCAATGTTCTGTTCGATAAGGCGATTGGTGGCTGGCAGGGCACGGAGTTCACTGTAACGTCTCGGGGGATACGTTCTCTTTCCAGTTTTAAACCGTTGAAAAATGTGCCGTGGATTCTTGCGTCCAATTACCCTGAGGATGAGGCGTTAGCCCCGGCCCGCCGTGTTACTGCTGCGCTGGCTGCGATTATCACTGTTCTAGGTGGTTTGGCAATGGCCATTACTTGGGTGGCGCTACGTAGCGTAACCGGTCCGTTAGCGGCATTAACCGATCATTTGCGTCGTTTTGATCAATGGCAGGGTGCCCAGCGCAAGATTGTTCTGCAGGGACACCTCTCTTCTGAAATTAAACAACTTGAAGAGGGCTTTAATCATATGTTGCAGGTTGTTGATCTGCAACGAAACAAAATCGCTGAAAAAGTTGAAACGCTTCGTCAGCAGACACAGCGACTTGAATCCGAAGTGCAGACACGACAGCAGGCACAGCAGCAGTTGCATATCGCTTCGGAACGTCATCAGGAAACCGCTCGTTTGCTGCAGCATATTTGCGATAATGTCCCGGACCTTATCTGGGCGAAGGATATTGAGCACCATTATATTTTTACCAATAAATCCAATTGTCGCACTCTTTTGTGTGTCGATTCTACCGACATTGCCATCGGTAAGAATCATGAATTTTTTTCTGATAAAATTTTGAAGGAATTTCCTGAAGATCCTTTAGCTTATCAGTTCAGTGAGCTTTGCTGCCAGTCTGATAGTGAAGTACTCAGGACGCGTCAGTCCATGCGCTTTCAGGAGGTGGGCTACGTTAAAGGTAACTTTATTTGCCTGGATGTTTACAAGGCGCCGTTTTATGGAGCTGATGGTGAGCTGATTGGTTCCGTTGGGTCGGCACGTATTATTACCCGGGAAAAACAGCTTGAGCAGGAAACCATGCGTCTGTCGCGGTTGTACCGGATTCTATCAGCTGTCAACCAGCACATTGTTCATAAACCGCAACCAATTGAATTGTTTCAGTTTATCTGTGACACGTTATTGGAAGATACCACCTTTGCCATGGCCTGGATTGGCCTGCCTAATGAAACGGGAGTCTATAAGCCGGTGGTCTCTTCTGGAATTTCATTGGAGGTTCTGGGGGAGCCGCAGCACTGCTTCCTTAACAATGGTCAAATAAGCCATCTAACAACAAATATCACTGCTGAATCAGCACAGAAGGTCTTGTGCCCGACGGAGTATCGACTTTATCAGCGCTCACCGTTTCAGGCGGTTGCCAGTTTTCCAATTCAGCCCAAAAAAGCTGCCGGTGCCCTCTTGGTTGTTTATGCCCAGGACAAGAAGCTGCTTGAGCAGGATGATGAACAGCAGTTGCTCGATGAATTGGTTCAGGATGTGGCGTTTGCTTTGGACGTTCACGAGCATGAGCAGCAGCAGGCATTTTCCATGAAGCAGTTGCAATTGGCGGCAACGGTATTCGATAACAGTCGTGAAGGGATTATCCTGACGGATAAAAACGAAAAGATCGTGTCGGTCAATCGTGCTTTCAGCGAAATTACCGGCTATCGCGATGATGAAGTTTTAGGCCAGACACCGCGAATTTTAAAATCCAATCGTCATAGTCGCGATTTTTTTCAGAGCATGTGGCTTTGCCTTGAAGAACGCGGTTGCTGGCAGGGGGAGATTTGGAATCGCCGCAAAGATGGACAGGTGTATCCGGAGCTGATGTCGATCAGTGCCGTTTGTGATGACCAGCAGGAGGTTAGCCATTATATTGCCGTTTTCACTGATATCAGTCAGGCCAAAGAGTCGCAGGAAAAACTCGATTATCTCTCTTGGCATGATCCTCTGACTGATTTGCCCAACCGTAGCCTGTTTTGCACCCACCTTGACCAAGCAGTGAAACACGCTGAGCGTAAGCACCATTCTTTTGCGGTTCTCTGTTTTGATCTTGATCATTTTAAAGATGTCAACGACAGCTTTGGCCATCTGGTCGGCGATGCTCTGTTGCGAAAAATAGCGGATCGATTACGCAGTCGCTTGCGCGAAAGCGATATGTTGGCTCGCTTGGGCGGCGATGAGTTTGTCCTGTTATTGGAAGATGTTGCTGATTCCCATCGTGTGACAATGATAGCTGAAGAGATCCTTCATCTGTTGCAACAACCTTTTCTTTTGACGGAAACGGAGCTGGAAGTTCAGGTGAGTGTCAGTATCGGCATTGCTGTTTATCCGGAACATGGCCACGATGCTCTGGAGTTGTTGCAGCGTGCTGATTCAGCTTTATATCGGGCCAAGCAACATGGTCGTGCTCGCTTTGCCTATTACAACGAAGAGATGACTGAGCAAGCTCAGGAACGGGTTCAATTGAGTTTTCATTTGCGCCAGGCGTTGGAAAAGCAGGAGTTTGCAGTGTATTACCAACCTCAGGTTGATTTGGACACCGGGCAGATTGTTGGAGCAGAGGCGTTGATGCGCTGGAACAGTCCCGAACTGGGCCTGGTGACTCCAGATCGTTTTATCCCTTTGGCTGAGGAGATTGGTTGTATTTGTTCGATGGGGGCCTGGATTCTCCGGCAGGTTTGTGAGCAAGGGAAGGCCTGGTTAGATGCCGGCTATCCGCCGTTGACCCTGGCCGTCAACTTATCGGCGGTACAGTTTACTGAGGAGGATATTGCCTGTCGCTTGAAAGAGACTCTGCAAGAGACCGGTTATCCGGCCGAGTATCTGGAACTGGAAGTGACGGAATCCACCCTGATGCACAAAGAACAGCAGACCATCGATCTGCTTAAGTCATTAAACGAGCTGGGCGTTCGCCTCGCCCTGGATGATTTTGGTACCGGCTACTCCTCTCTGGCGTATCTCAAATACTTTCCGTTGCACCTGCTCAAGGTTGATAAGTCGTTTATCGATGATTTGCCCGCAGACGCCAACGACTGCAAAATGGTCACAGCCATTGTGCAAATGGGGCACGGGCTCGGTTTTGAGCTGCTTGCCGAAGGTGTTGAGACGGTTGCTCAGAGAGATTATCTGGCGCAATTGGGCTGTGATTACTATCAGGGCTATTATTGCAGTCCGCCGGTTCCTGCCTGCGAATTCGCTGCCCTGCGGCAGTCGCAGAAGGCGCTCTAA
- a CDS encoding 50S ribosomal protein L11 methyltransferase produces MGRVFSPFVIGRSFRILPQGHPAIEDERINLWMAPGAFGSGEHETTASCLEILEDLEGINRATILDLGSGTGILAIAALKLGARSAVCIDIDPAAVATCRLNSQLNGVDDDIDHVCGTLSDLPEATYDLVLANIYGDILINVAEELSQRVGSDAPLLLSGILYEYNFDVRQRYQQYGCHVVKNRMLDEFSTVLLQKGF; encoded by the coding sequence GTGGGACGTGTTTTTTCCCCTTTTGTCATCGGACGCTCATTCCGCATTCTGCCTCAAGGTCATCCTGCCATCGAGGACGAGCGGATCAATTTATGGATGGCGCCCGGCGCTTTCGGTTCCGGTGAGCACGAAACAACAGCCAGCTGCCTGGAGATCCTCGAAGACCTCGAAGGGATCAACAGAGCAACCATACTCGACCTGGGGAGCGGAACCGGCATCCTGGCTATTGCGGCATTGAAGCTTGGTGCGCGATCAGCGGTGTGTATCGACATCGACCCTGCCGCTGTTGCCACCTGCCGCCTCAACAGTCAGCTCAATGGTGTTGATGACGACATTGACCATGTCTGCGGCACCCTCAGTGATCTGCCGGAAGCAACCTACGATCTGGTTCTCGCCAACATTTACGGTGACATCCTTATCAATGTTGCTGAAGAGCTTTCACAAAGAGTCGGCTCAGATGCCCCCCTGCTGCTTTCCGGAATTCTTTACGAATACAACTTTGACGTGCGTCAACGATATCAACAGTACGGTTGTCATGTGGTCAAAAACCGCATGCTCGACGAATTCAGCACCGTCCTGTTGCAAAAAGGATTTTAG
- the kdsB gene encoding 3-deoxy-manno-octulosonate cytidylyltransferase — protein MRITAIIPARYASSRFPGKPLADILGKPMIQWVYEQTAQAELVDDVLVATDDDRILEAVEAFGGRACMTSDQHETGTDRLAEVAALIDCDLVVNVQGDEPLIDPRMIDQAIAPLKEDATIAMGTLMVPIIESREYLNPNVVKVVTNSQGDALYFSRAPIPWSRDYSATAAENFDQIRAFKHVGLYVYRRDFLLAYPALTATPLEQMEKLEQLRALENGYRIRVVETNLQSQGVDTPQDLLRVCEIISASGLKNSR, from the coding sequence GTGCGTATTACTGCAATTATTCCGGCCCGCTATGCTTCATCCCGGTTTCCGGGTAAGCCGCTTGCCGATATTCTTGGTAAACCGATGATTCAGTGGGTGTATGAGCAAACGGCCCAGGCTGAATTGGTCGATGATGTGCTGGTGGCAACGGACGATGACCGTATCCTCGAAGCTGTTGAAGCCTTTGGGGGCCGTGCCTGCATGACATCGGATCAGCATGAAACCGGAACGGATCGTCTCGCCGAAGTTGCCGCCCTGATCGATTGTGACTTGGTTGTCAATGTTCAGGGGGATGAACCTCTGATTGACCCACGCATGATTGATCAAGCCATTGCTCCTTTGAAAGAGGATGCGACTATTGCTATGGGGACATTGATGGTTCCCATTATAGAGTCCCGGGAATACTTGAACCCCAATGTTGTTAAAGTTGTTACCAACAGCCAGGGGGATGCCTTGTATTTTTCCCGAGCACCGATCCCCTGGTCGCGTGATTACAGTGCAACGGCGGCCGAGAATTTTGACCAGATTCGTGCTTTTAAACATGTCGGCCTTTATGTCTATCGCCGCGATTTTCTGCTTGCGTATCCGGCCTTGACGGCGACGCCACTCGAACAGATGGAAAAGCTCGAACAACTGCGTGCTCTGGAGAATGGTTATCGGATTCGCGTGGTGGAAACAAACCTTCAATCTCAAGGGGTGGACACCCCACAAGATCTGCTTCGGGTCTGTGAAATTATCTCTGCATCAGGGCTGAAAAACAGTCGCTGA
- the lptC gene encoding LPS export ABC transporter periplasmic protein LptC produces MIRRDTIRRFLVAALLVVCAVLLVLVLYYENLPTSVEVIEDVVMDADVELTTFNYTETVDGVKHWTLSGESAAHDFNQEKTRIERVTMQLYDQKDVGDVVLTADQGTALLSDQQINAVGNVVIQSDNGYTLLTERATYYGNRSQSGVIESPVAVTIRSNQLELHGTGLVLDVGLRTMQLNTDVSATFYPEAQKEQP; encoded by the coding sequence ATGATTCGACGCGATACCATACGCCGTTTTCTTGTTGCCGCACTCTTGGTTGTTTGTGCGGTTTTACTGGTGCTTGTTCTCTATTACGAGAATCTGCCAACCTCTGTTGAAGTCATTGAAGATGTCGTTATGGATGCTGATGTTGAGTTGACAACATTCAATTACACTGAAACCGTCGACGGCGTCAAACACTGGACATTGAGTGGTGAATCCGCGGCCCATGATTTCAATCAGGAAAAAACCCGGATTGAGCGGGTAACGATGCAACTCTATGATCAGAAAGATGTGGGCGATGTCGTGTTGACCGCTGATCAGGGCACAGCTCTTTTATCTGATCAACAGATTAACGCTGTCGGCAATGTCGTGATACAGTCGGATAACGGTTATACGCTGTTGACGGAGCGTGCTACCTATTATGGAAATCGCTCTCAAAGCGGCGTCATTGAATCGCCGGTGGCCGTGACTATCCGTTCTAACCAACTGGAGTTGCATGGAACCGGACTTGTTTTGGATGTTGGTTTACGCACCATGCAGTTGAATACTGACGTTTCGGCGACGTTTTACCCTGAAGCTCAAAAGGAGCAGCCGTAA